From Melopsittacus undulatus isolate bMelUnd1 chromosome 19, bMelUnd1.mat.Z, whole genome shotgun sequence, a single genomic window includes:
- the RANBP3 gene encoding ran-binding protein 3 isoform X2, with translation MDRPHKRSADGSSPEDGDESDREDGSYCPPVKRERTSSLTQFPPSQSVTKNNVFMPSSFCEPSTGNSDSEPEEKSSGFRLKPPTLIHGQAPSAGLPSQKPKEQQRSVLRPAVLQAPQPKAFSQMVLSSGTNGVNIPADSAATSESLSNATLKSSDSEDKAGECQKKESNNTSDDDSCEKAELNAQQAFVFGQNLRDRVKLGDESDEAADVPNAGLHATDTPSATNYFLQYISSSVENSTNSADASSNKFVFGQNMSERVLSPPKSNEGSTESNKENAATESGSESSSQEATPEKANNISESLAESAAAYTKATARKCLLAKVEVITGEEAESNVLQIQCKLFVFDKNSQSWVERGRGLLRLNDMASTDDGTLQSRLVMRTQGSLRLILNTKLWAQMQIDKASEKSIRITAMDTEDQGVKVFLISASSKDTGQLYAALHHRILALRSRVEQEQEVKNVAPEPEVTQSNEEDSDDDVIAPSGSVGSGPNDEGDGQNVGST, from the exons ATGGATCGTCCTCACAAG AGATCAGCAGATGGCTCAAGTCCAGAAGATGGGGATG AATCTGATCGAGAGGATGGGAGCTATTGTCCACCTGTAAAGCGGGAGAGAACGTCGTCCTTAACTCAGTTCCCTCCTTCTCAATCAG TAACAAAGAACAACGTTTTTATGCCATCAAGCTTCTGTGAACCTTCTACAGGCAACTCTGATTCGGAACCAG AGGAAAAGAGCAGTGGATTCCGGCTGAAGCCCCCAACCCTTATCCATGGTCAGGCCCCCAGTGCAG GTCTCCCCAGCCAGAAGCCAAAGGAGCAGCAGCGCAGTGTGCTACGTCCAGCAGTATTACAGGCACCACAGCCAAAAGCTTTCTCACAGATGG TTCTCAGCAGCGGCACCAATGGTGTGAATATCCCAGCAGATTCCGCAGCCACATCAGAATCACTAAGTAATGCCACACTGAAGAGCTCTGACTCTGAAGACAAG gcAGGAGAATGTCAGAAAAAAGAGTCTAACAACACTTCAGATGATGACAGCTGTGAGAAGGCAGAACTAAATGCACAGCAAGCGTTTGTATTTGGGCAAAACTTAAGAGATAGAGTTAAG CTGGGGGATGAAAGCGATGAAGCTGCTGACGTGCCCAATGCCGGCCTCCACGCGACAGACACACCTTCtgcaacaaattattttctacagTACATCAGTTCCAG tgTAGAGAACTCTACAAACAGTGCAGATGCATCTAGCAACAAGTTTGTCTTTGGCCAGAACATGAGTGAGCGAGTCCTA AGCCCACCAAAATCAAATGAAGGTAGTACAGAGAGTAATAAGGAGAATGCTGCTACAGAGTCTGGGTCTGAATCCTCTTCTCAGGAAGCCACACCAGAGAAAG CAAATAATATTTCCGAGTCCCTGGCAGAGTCTGCAGCAGCCTACACTAAAGCAACAGCAAGGAAGTGTTTGTTAGCAAAGGTCGAAGTGATCACCGGGGAGGAAGCTGAAAGCAATGTGTTACAG ATTCAGTGCAAGCTGTTTGTGTTTGATAAAAACTCCCAGTCTTGGGTGGAAAGAGGTCGAGGACTTCTGAGACTCAATGATATGGCCTCAACAGATGATGGAACATTACAGTCTCGGCTGG TGATGAGGACTCAGGGGAGTCTCAGGTTAATCTTAAATACCAAGCTCTGGGCTCAGATGCAGATCGATAAAGCCAGCGAGAAGAGCATCCGGATCACTGCCATGGATACAGAGGACCAGGGAGTTAAAGTTTTTCTTATATCG GCAAGCTCTAAAGACACAGGGCAGCTGTATGCTGCATTGCACCATCGGATCTTGGCCTTGCGGAGTAGAGTGGAACAAGAGCAAGAAGTGAAGAATGTAGCACCTGAGCCAGAGGTAACGCAATCAAATGAGGAAGACAGTGATGATGATGTCATTGCACCTTCAGGATCAGTTGGAAGTG GTCCTAATGATGAAGGTGATGGGCAGAATGTTGGCAGCACATAG
- the NDUFA11 gene encoding NADH dehydrogenase [ubiquinone] 1 alpha subcomplex subunit 11 — protein sequence MAGYWDGPEGEQCPRRTWLTTRVGAAAGLIGAAYRVILLQPGTALAAVQMAAVDTVTMATLGAVFGVTTCLSAEIREKPEDPLNYFIGGCASGALIGARTHNYFTGTMSCLGFGITAALIKIGNKEGWRLAGPPKL from the exons ATGGCCGGGTACTGGGACGGGCCCGAGGGCGAGCAGTGCCCGCGCCGCACCTGGCTCACCACGAGGGTGGGAGCCGCCGCCG GCTTGATCGGCGCCGCGTACCGCgtcatcctgctgcagcccgGCACGGCTCTGGCCGCCGTGCAGATGGCGGCGGTGGACACGGTCACTATGG CCACGCTGGGGGCTGTGTTCGGTGTGACCACCTGCCTCAGTGCCGAGATCCGCGAGAAGCCAGAGGATCCCCTCAACTACTTCATAGGAGGCTGTGCCTCGGGAGCTCTCATTGGGGCAAGAA CTCACAATTACTTCACTGGTACCATGTcctgtttggggtttgggatCACTGCTGCCCTCATTAAGATCGGTAACAAGGAGGGCTGGAGACTGGCGGGACCTCCCAAGCTGTGA
- the RANBP3 gene encoding ran-binding protein 3 isoform X1: MADLANEEKPAIAPPVFVFQKDKAQKRSADGSSPEDGDESDREDGSYCPPVKRERTSSLTQFPPSQSVTKNNVFMPSSFCEPSTGNSDSEPEEKSSGFRLKPPTLIHGQAPSAGLPSQKPKEQQRSVLRPAVLQAPQPKAFSQMVLSSGTNGVNIPADSAATSESLSNATLKSSDSEDKAGECQKKESNNTSDDDSCEKAELNAQQAFVFGQNLRDRVKLGDESDEAADVPNAGLHATDTPSATNYFLQYISSSVENSTNSADASSNKFVFGQNMSERVLSPPKSNEGSTESNKENAATESGSESSSQEATPEKANNISESLAESAAAYTKATARKCLLAKVEVITGEEAESNVLQIQCKLFVFDKNSQSWVERGRGLLRLNDMASTDDGTLQSRLVMRTQGSLRLILNTKLWAQMQIDKASEKSIRITAMDTEDQGVKVFLISASSKDTGQLYAALHHRILALRSRVEQEQEVKNVAPEPEVTQSNEEDSDDDVIAPSGSVGSGPNDEGDGQNVGST, from the exons ATGGCGGACCTGGCGAACGAAG aaaaaccTGCCATTGCTCCACCAGtctttgtatttcagaaggATAAAGCACAGAAG AGATCAGCAGATGGCTCAAGTCCAGAAGATGGGGATG AATCTGATCGAGAGGATGGGAGCTATTGTCCACCTGTAAAGCGGGAGAGAACGTCGTCCTTAACTCAGTTCCCTCCTTCTCAATCAG TAACAAAGAACAACGTTTTTATGCCATCAAGCTTCTGTGAACCTTCTACAGGCAACTCTGATTCGGAACCAG AGGAAAAGAGCAGTGGATTCCGGCTGAAGCCCCCAACCCTTATCCATGGTCAGGCCCCCAGTGCAG GTCTCCCCAGCCAGAAGCCAAAGGAGCAGCAGCGCAGTGTGCTACGTCCAGCAGTATTACAGGCACCACAGCCAAAAGCTTTCTCACAGATGG TTCTCAGCAGCGGCACCAATGGTGTGAATATCCCAGCAGATTCCGCAGCCACATCAGAATCACTAAGTAATGCCACACTGAAGAGCTCTGACTCTGAAGACAAG gcAGGAGAATGTCAGAAAAAAGAGTCTAACAACACTTCAGATGATGACAGCTGTGAGAAGGCAGAACTAAATGCACAGCAAGCGTTTGTATTTGGGCAAAACTTAAGAGATAGAGTTAAG CTGGGGGATGAAAGCGATGAAGCTGCTGACGTGCCCAATGCCGGCCTCCACGCGACAGACACACCTTCtgcaacaaattattttctacagTACATCAGTTCCAG tgTAGAGAACTCTACAAACAGTGCAGATGCATCTAGCAACAAGTTTGTCTTTGGCCAGAACATGAGTGAGCGAGTCCTA AGCCCACCAAAATCAAATGAAGGTAGTACAGAGAGTAATAAGGAGAATGCTGCTACAGAGTCTGGGTCTGAATCCTCTTCTCAGGAAGCCACACCAGAGAAAG CAAATAATATTTCCGAGTCCCTGGCAGAGTCTGCAGCAGCCTACACTAAAGCAACAGCAAGGAAGTGTTTGTTAGCAAAGGTCGAAGTGATCACCGGGGAGGAAGCTGAAAGCAATGTGTTACAG ATTCAGTGCAAGCTGTTTGTGTTTGATAAAAACTCCCAGTCTTGGGTGGAAAGAGGTCGAGGACTTCTGAGACTCAATGATATGGCCTCAACAGATGATGGAACATTACAGTCTCGGCTGG TGATGAGGACTCAGGGGAGTCTCAGGTTAATCTTAAATACCAAGCTCTGGGCTCAGATGCAGATCGATAAAGCCAGCGAGAAGAGCATCCGGATCACTGCCATGGATACAGAGGACCAGGGAGTTAAAGTTTTTCTTATATCG GCAAGCTCTAAAGACACAGGGCAGCTGTATGCTGCATTGCACCATCGGATCTTGGCCTTGCGGAGTAGAGTGGAACAAGAGCAAGAAGTGAAGAATGTAGCACCTGAGCCAGAGGTAACGCAATCAAATGAGGAAGACAGTGATGATGATGTCATTGCACCTTCAGGATCAGTTGGAAGTG GTCCTAATGATGAAGGTGATGGGCAGAATGTTGGCAGCACATAG